TGATCAGCGGCAcgctccttcctcttctccctcggCTCCGGGCCAAGCGGgtagaggaagggaggacgaagaagcgaagaagagagaggcggtgcaaAAGAGGTCCAAACAGCTGAGCAAAACGCAAAATATACGCGCGATAGTCTCTaccttctcgctcttttttggCTTTGCCGCGGTTTCAACACCAGCACGGACGAGCGCCTAAGCCGCACACTCGGCAAAAGAACGACTCGGAAGAACGCGCCGTCTACGCTGCAGTCGCACGTGCCATCAATGCGGCTTAACGCCCCAgacttctccttttctcgttCTTTGGTCCCTGGAGCAgtgctgggggagggggaggggggagaaagaatGCTCGGCTagatggagagaaagagtagagagaagcgaaagaagggagagacaccgcaacgaggagagaaaaggggggagaatCAGGCGGCAGTTCTTCTGTGTGAGGGTGGCGTGAGTGTCGTTCGCTCTTCGGGGGAAGAGAAATTATCGTCTTTGCGGCTATTGCTGTATTAGGCTTGGTTGGTTGGTTGATTTCACTTTTTACTTTTCCGCTGATCTACCAAGTCAACTGCTGACGGGTGTCTTCGCTTGTGAtgcgaaaagggggaggactGTTGGCATGAGTCTACACGTGTGTATATAGGGGATcacaaaggagaggcagcaaAGCGTCAGCGAAGAAGAACACCCAaagtggagagggaaagaggagtgaACGAGCGCTAATAGCTCCAGGGTGGAGTGGTGTGAACAGCTAAGGTGAGTTTTCTTCTGCGCAACTCGTGTCGACAAGATCATGGGGTTGCACTATCCGAGAGTGGCCCAAACGGGGGATACACTGCAGTGTGACCACTGAGCACACAACTCCTGGATTCACAAGATGAAGCAAAACGCGCTGCTATATGGCTCAAGAGATCGCCTAGAGTACCTTTGAGTGTCTTTTGAGGATACAAAATCAGCAAGCAGTGTTGAAATTCACAGAAAACTGAGATGGATGAACACGTTGCCCATCAACCTCTAGCAGAATAAAAAGCGGTAGGAACACATGTGCTCCCTCTGCACTCGTGGACTTCTCTCACCCTTCTCCCCGTCCTTTCAGTCGTGGTCACGAGAAGCCGCCAAAAAGGTCGCACGAACATCGCTTGCACTGCCGAAGTACACCTCCATCAGCTTCGCCTACAGCGCCATTCAACACGTCATGATACGCCTtttgctcttgctgctgcgctgcgtcggccTCTTCAATCTCTTGGCAAAGCAGCAAAACCTGCCGCTTCAGATCCACGCGGAGGGCTTCGagcctcgttctctcttcgaCCTGCTGCGTCTCAGCGGATTTGTGTGCTGCCACCTGCGCAGAACGCCGCCTCGTCGCCTCAGCGCGCCTTTCCGCTTCAGTGAAAAGAGGCACGTCCACAGCACACTCTTCGTCCGCAGCGTCTAGCTGCACGTCGTTGCCGTCAGTCGCTAGTGTCAACACTGCCGCAGCTTCATCACCGCTCTTCGTCCGTGGTGCTTTTCCATTGCCAGCGATGGCGCCTCCGTTTGAATCACTTGTTGTGCCAAGCCTGTCAGCAGCTTCAAGTGCAGCTAAATCTGCCTTCTGCTCTTCCAGACGCCGCTGGGCCATCTTCACAGCCTCCGCCTGCGTTGCACGCTCCTGCTGAAGCTGTGCAAGCTGACATCGAAGATTTTCAAGACTGTTCTGCGGCTGTAAAAACTGCGCGATGAATGCATGGACCTGCGCTGCACGCAGCCCATACTGCCGGCGGAGTACCTTCACATCGATCTTCAGAGCATCCACCCTCTTGGTGAGCTTCAGGCGAGGTGCTTGCAGATGCTGGATGTGGTCCGCCGTCGCGGCAATGGCCTCGCGCTGATGTCGtgtgtgctgcagtgcctttACCTTTTCTGCTTGAAGTGCTTCTCGTCTCTGAcaagtggcgctgctgggagCCCTCTCCGCCTTTAGGTGGTCCACCTCGAGCGTCAGatcgctcagcagctgcaccgttGCGCTGAGGCGCTTCTCATCCCGCTGGAGCGACTGCTGGGCTTGATCAAGTGCGTCGTGGAAGCTGCGCAGAGCATCTCCGGTGGTGACGTCCAAGCTCCCGAGCATCCGGTGTCACTTGCCTGGGCTGCAGTAGTCTCGCACTGGCCGCGTCTGGGAGGGCGCAGTAGTTCTGTTTGGAAGTGCGTGGATATGGTGATATTACGGTAAAccaaaaaggggaaaaaagtgGTAGAGGGCGAGACCGCTTGCGTAGAAGCACAGTAGCTCTAGAGGAGGAGCAACGATGAAAGCTCTCCGCGCACACGAGTGTGTAGATGCCAAGAGCAAAGGCAGAAACGAGATGCGGGAGAGGCGAGCCGAAAAAACTGAAGGAGCGCAGCCCATTCAGAGGAAAGGCCGACACAGGTATAGGCTTGTGCAGTCCGTGAGCAGGCACTTGGTGAGAAATAAAACTCACGCAGTTTTCTTAAACCACCACTGGACCTTGTCCCGCAGTCTCCTTGTATCAGAGGTGAAACGAAACACTTAGCGCCTCGATACATGTATGTTGTCGAGTACTCGGCGCAGTGTACCCTCGGGTGCTCGCTCCACGCGAATACTGATTTGATTAGTATTTCATGCTCACAGGTCGAAGCTGGACGCTCGGGAGCTGTACACCGCCGCGCTGGCACGTGCCCGCATGCACTGCATTGCGGTACACAAGATACGCAGGCACACtcttgagagagagagaggaggagggggtgggggagagacaagagagCAAGCAAGAAAGGCGCGCATATGGGACAACGGAAGAGAGAATGGACTGTACACACGCGAGCCATACTTCACAGACGGGGGGAtcgcgcagctcttctttcctGTTGAGCATTTATAGAATGAAGTAAAAGACATAACGATGGCGATTTCAGTCTAACTCTCCAGGATAACCCgtaaaaagaaaaaggaaaaaggaaagagagaagggcacaTCTAACAAGTTCGTCGGCCtatccacccacccaccccccgctGCACGGTCACGCGATCGGCAAGGTGAGGGGACGTGCGCCACTCACTAGATAAGGCAAAGCACAAACACGAGAGAATGAAGGCGTcagcccccaccccacccctgtTTGAATCGACTCAGAGCAGCTCCACGGCGCCACCAGATGCGTTTATCTCGACACACGGGTACAGAGAGGGCGATAAAGGCACTCCTGTGAAAGCAACACCACACTCGACGCCGTTCCAGGAGTAGCTGATAGACCGGTCATCGGTGCGGAGGGTGCAGGCGATTTCGTCGCCGGCACGTGCGACGCACTCTggcctcagcagcgcacgctTGCGCGCGGGTGAGGACGTCGCGCACGCctcagagagaggcgcctcTATGCCCTGTGCAGAAATGGACAAGGCACCTCCGTCTTGCCTCGGCCCCACCCcgatgctgcagcgtcgctctgccgccctcgccgctgctgcggaccAACCCTCATaggcggcaccgctgacATCCTGGGCAGGACAGAAGAGGCAACCGTCGCGTAGACTCAGATAGTAGCAGCCGCTGTAGCGCAGCGCGTTTCGCTTGGCGCCGAAGCTCTCCATTGGTACATAGCGGTCTGAAAACCCGATGAGAatgtcgccgccgctcctgcaATCGTTAAGGACGCGAATGATGAAACGAAAGGTGTGCTTGAGGTGATAGTGCCCGGCAGCCAACATGTGAGAAGCGTAAATCGTGTGGCTTATCGAGCCGATGGCGGTACAGCACACAtccagctgcgctgcctcaTTCTCAGCGGCAGGGAACACAGGGCGTTGCACGCGGCGTCCACGCATGCTCCGCAACAGCCGCCCCGCAGTATCGCTGAATTGCAGCTCAACCCGAGCACGCTGCcccgcgccgccgtcagtgCCGTAAGAGCATCCAGTGGAATAGTACACCGAGGTAGCAGGAAGCTCAGAGGACGCTGCAGAGGGGCCTGCaatgctgtcgctgcggtaGGCCTGGAGTGCAGTGGGAGATGTAACCAGTGCCATGGACCGAAGAGAAAGCGCTCGGCTTGGCGATTGAGCATCGCCCCTGCTGCCCGCACTCGGTGACAGCTGAAGAGCTTGAGCGGACAACGATCGgcctcgctgcggcggctcCGAGAGCTGTTGCGAAAACCCCGCGGCATGTCCGCAGAGGTTGATGGAATCGACTCCGGCAGAGCGCGGCTGGCCCTCCGAGCAGGTGAACATGGTGGGGTCAAAGTAGCGAGGGTCCAACGCGTGTGTGGCCTGCGGCGAGCGAGCGCGCCCTGGAGAGCGAGCGCGCCCCGGCGCGCCAGAGGTGCTGGGACATGGTTGCAGTGCTGAAGGCATCCGTGACGGCTGCTGAATGTGTCCTTGTCCACCATGCGAGCTCCCCAGTGTCAAGTCTGCTGATGATGCATCAGTAGCGGCGCaagctccccccctctccgccgaATTCCAGGAACTTTGTTCGAGGTATTCGATGGCGGACACCTTGGAGTAGAGGGAGAGCACATCCAGCTCAAGCTGCTCACGAGCTTGCCGCTCCTGATCTAGTGCGGCGATCGCCCACGCAGTGGAAGTCACGCCATTTATAGCAGCCTGCCTGTTtgcggagaggagagcgtcGGAAAGGCTTCGTGACACGCTGGTAGTGCGCCTCGCTTGGAAGGGGGACACAGCTTGAATGGCCGCTTCGGTGTCCCCCGTTGCGGCATCTGCCTCTACATACGCAACCGGCTGCCCACATATCATACTGCGTGCCTCAGCAACCATTTTATTCTTAGTGTCGGGCTGCGACAGCGCCATCTGACGATCCTCGCAGACACGCTCGTACTCTTCCCCCAGCACCGAGAGCTCCCGCAGAGCTTCACCCAACTTCTTTGTGAGTTGCCTTGCTTTTTTCCTGTAGTGATCAGCCTGTTGCTTTGatgcatcagcagcagcggactttgctgccgcctcctcctgcgcagcacgcctctcctcttccagatgagcgcaccgccgctgctcatcacCAAGTAGACTGCGAAGGTTATTTGTTTCCTCCTGATGCTCCTGCGCGGAAACGGCGGCAACCTGCAGATCGGCCCTCACTGACAGCAGCTCCACTCGAGCTTCTTCCAGCGCAGCAGGCCGCTCTGTCTTCTGTACTGCCAGCAAGGTTGCCGCCTTTCCTTCAGCCTCGGCAATGCGGAACTGCAGATCTCGAATCTGCCGTAGCTGCGCATCTCGTTCGCCTTCGACTTCTTGAAGTGCCGACTGTAAGGTGGTCGCCTCCTCAGTTCGTTCCTGGAcgcactgccgcagctcacCACATTCAGCCGTCCTACTTGCCAGCTGCTCCTTTAAGGTAGCCATCGTGTCCCTGAGAGTGACAGTGGCCACGTTGGGAGAGGCGGAAGCCTCCGCTGAACGAGAAGCGGCCAACTCTGCCTCAAGCCTCCTGATGCGGCCTTTGGCGTGCTCGTGCATGCACTTGTACACTCCCGCCTGGCTCTGTGCCGCTGTCAGCGCCTCCCTCAGGTGCGCCATTGCCTCCTCGGCAGGGGTCTCAAGCGCCATCACCTGACGAGGCGGCTGCATCGGAAGCGACGGTTCCTCACTCTCCCCTTTGCCTCGTGTGGAAGCTGATCGCAGAGTGGCGACAGCGACATCGCTGCGTGCAGGCTTTCTTTCGGCTTTCGCGCAGGTCTTGAgcgcctcgttctcctctAGAAGTGTGTCTGCCCGTTCTCGCAGATCCCGCACTGCAGCATCTTGCGAAGCGAGCCGCTGTTTAAGATTCAGTACTTCATCCTTCAGTGTCGCAAtcgtctccgctgcttctttagatgcggcagcgctgcggtgctccTCGGCTGTCTTGGCGAGActagcggcagcagcggccacagAGCACTGCTCCTCCAACTGCCGTATCGTCTCCCTCATGagcttcttctcgctctctaaGCTCGACACCTTCGCCTGCAGCATGTTATCGAAAGGGGCCGAGGACAGTGCTGTAGATCTTGGAGTCATGACAGGGGTCGTGGTATCGCTCGCTCCACGCGACGACACAGTGGCCAgcttctccttttgcttGTCCAGCTCTCGCTGCAGCTTAGCTTGTGCCTGCTCTGCCGAGCGCAATGCTGTCTgggcctgccgcagctccttctgcagTTCGTGCCGCTGTGTCAAGGCGCCCTTCTTATGATCTGCAAACGCAGACTTCTCGCCCTCCCACTTGGCCTGCAGctcttcgctcttcctctgcgcCTTCGCGGCAGCCTGTTTCGCCTTGTCCAGGTCGCGTACGAGTCGGACGAGGTCCCGCTCCTTGTCCTTGAGAGCCTGTCGgagctccttcagctccgtcGAGGCAGTGGCCTCCGCCGACTTGGCATCAGCAACCCTATCACCAGAAACGAGAGCAGACAAACTCTCTGTAGAAGAACGTAGGGCAGACAGACCGGAGGCTTCTGCAAGACGACCTCGAAGGCACCCCACTGTGTCAGAGACACTACCTGAGACGGTGCGGAACGGCGCAGCCGATGTTCTCTGGATGGCATAGGtacctcttctgcttctACCCACCTCTGTTGTCACGTGGGCGTTGCCTGCCTTCCTCTTGGAAACAACCAGGCTGCTCTCTtcgccgtcatcgtcgctgctgagagTACGAGTTGACGCGGTGGTCAGCGGCGACACAGACGATGGAGGCGGAAGAGTATTGCAACGCTCTCGAGGAGTGAGGAGACCACCGCTCCCCTCGTACAGGTCAACGCGAGGTGCCTCCTCTGGTGCAGCGGTGATAGTGacctcggcagcagcgtcctTGTCGTCGTTTGAGAGAAGCATAGTTGCGCCTGTGCTCGGCttcgctcctgcagctttCGTTGTCTTCCTGTGCCCCATGTCCAGAGATAAGGTGGTTggcgt
The DNA window shown above is from Leishmania panamensis strain MHOM/PA/94/PSC-1 chromosome 31 sequence and carries:
- a CDS encoding hypothetical protein (TriTrypDB/GeneDB-style sysID: LpmP.31.1280), whose product is MLGSLDVTTGDALRSFHDALDQAQQSLQRDEKRLSATVQLLSDLTLEVDHLKAERAPSSATCQRREALQAEKVKALQHTRHQREAIAATADHIQHLQAPRLKLTKRVDALKIDVKVLRRQYGLRAAQVHAFIAQFLQPQNSLENLRCQLAQLQQERATQAEAVKMAQRRLEEQKADLAALEAADRLGTTSDSNGGAIAGNGKAPRTKSGDEAAAVLTLATDGNDVQLDAADEECAVDVPLFTEAERRAEATRRRSAQVAAHKSAETQQVEERTRLEALRVDLKRQVLLLCQEIEEADAAQQQEQKAYHDVLNGAVGEADGGVLRQCKRCSCDLFGGFS
- a CDS encoding hypothetical protein (TriTrypDB/GeneDB-style sysID: LpmP.31.1290); amino-acid sequence: MSSVSAWSSEDAVGLPIPPPIPTPRATAASRSLRTQLCTSLSTTVARISPLSPSEVNTALAVAKMLVPGTISEVPVSSGDVPVATGIAASKPADSPALLSIPSQTERKHVPQQRLENGGKTRQDMSVVFDETAASADPTKACSRTKSTFTSLARLPESPGRTRSWRTLVLSPRRAANGATAAPSAVKDVSESDSGTPTTLSLDMGHRKTTKAAGAKPSTGATMLLSNDDKDAAAEVTITAAPEEAPRVDLYEGSGGLLTPRERCNTLPPPSSVSPLTTASTRTLSSDDDGEESSLVVSKRKAGNAHVTTEVGRSRRGTYAIQRTSAAPFRTVSGSVSDTVGCLRGRLAEASGLSALRSSTESLSALVSGDRVADAKSAEATASTELKELRQALKDKERDLVRLVRDLDKAKQAAAKAQRKSEELQAKWEGEKSAFADHKKGALTQRHELQKELRQAQTALRSAEQAQAKLQRELDKQKEKLATVSSRGASDTTTPVMTPRSTALSSAPFDNMLQAKVSSLESEKKLMRETIRQLEEQCSVAAAAASLAKTAEEHRSAAASKEAAETIATLKDEVLNLKQRLASQDAAVRDLRERADTLLEENEALKTCAKAERKPARSDVAVATLRSASTRGKGESEEPSLPMQPPRQVMALETPAEEAMAHLREALTAAQSQAGVYKCMHEHAKGRIRRLEAELAASRSAEASASPNVATVTLRDTMATLKEQLASRTAECGELRQCVQERTEEATTLQSALQEVEGERDAQLRQIRDLQFRIAEAEGKAATLLAVQKTERPAALEEARVELLSVRADLQVAAVSAQEHQEETNNLRSLLGDEQRRCAHLEEERRAAQEEAAAKSAAADASKQQADHYRKKARQLTKKLGEALRELSVLGEEYERVCEDRQMALSQPDTKNKMVAEARSMICGQPVAYVEADAATGDTEAAIQAVSPFQARRTTSVSRSLSDALLSANRQAAINGVTSTAWAIAALDQERQAREQLELDVLSLYSKVSAIEYLEQSSWNSAERGGACAATDASSADLTLGSSHGGQGHIQQPSRMPSALQPCPSTSGAPGRARSPGRARSPQATHALDPRYFDPTMFTCSEGQPRSAGVDSINLCGHAAGFSQQLSEPPQRGRSLSAQALQLSPSAGSRGDAQSPSRALSLRSMALVTSPTALQAYRSDSIAGPSAASSELPATSVYYSTGCSYGTDGGAGQRARVELQFSDTAGRLLRSMRGRRVQRPVFPAAENEAAQLDVCCTAIGSISHTIYASHMLAAGHYHLKHTFRFIIRVLNDCRSGGDILIGFSDRYVPMESFGAKRNALRYSGCYYLSLRDGCLFCPAQDVSGAAYEGWSAAAARAAERRCSIGVGPRQDGGALSISAQGIEAPLSEACATSSPARKRALLRPECVARAGDEIACTLRTDDRSISYSWNGVECGVAFTGVPLSPSLYPCVEINASGGAVELL